A region from the Clostridium beijerinckii genome encodes:
- the buk gene encoding butyrate kinase, protein MSYKLLIINPGSTSTKIGVYENEKELFEETLRHTNEEIKRYDTIYDQFEFRKELILNILKEKNFDIKTLSAIVGRGGMLKPVEGGTYSVNDAMVEDLKVGVQGPHASNLGGIIAKSIGDELNIPSFIVDPVVTDELADVARLSGVPELPRKSKFHALNQKAVAKRYGKESKKGYENLNLVVVHMGGGVSVGAHNHGKVVDVNNALDGDGPFSPERAGSVPIGDLIKMCFSGKYSESEVYVKTVGKGGFVGYLDTNDVKGVIDKMEAGDKECEVVYKAFVYQIAKSIGEMSVVLEGKIDQIIFTGGIAYSPTLVPDLITKVEWIAPVTVYPGEDELLALAQGAIRVLDGEEEAKIY, encoded by the coding sequence ATGTCATACAAGTTATTAATTATTAATCCAGGTTCAACATCAACAAAGATTGGTGTTTATGAAAATGAAAAAGAATTATTTGAAGAAACATTAAGACATACAAATGAAGAGATAAAAAGATATGACACAATATATGATCAATTTGAATTTAGAAAAGAACTTATATTAAATATTCTTAAAGAGAAGAATTTTGATATAAAGACTTTAAGTGCTATTGTTGGTAGAGGCGGAATGCTTAAGCCAGTAGAAGGTGGAACATATTCAGTTAATGATGCAATGGTAGAAGATTTAAAAGTTGGAGTTCAAGGACCTCATGCTTCAAATCTTGGTGGAATAATTGCTAAATCAATTGGAGATGAATTAAATATACCTTCATTTATAGTAGATCCAGTTGTTACAGATGAATTAGCAGATGTAGCTAGATTATCAGGAGTACCAGAATTACCAAGAAAAAGTAAGTTCCATGCTTTAAATCAAAAAGCAGTAGCTAAGAGATATGGAAAAGAAAGTAAAAAAGGATACGAAAATTTAAATCTTGTAGTTGTACATATGGGTGGAGGAGTTTCAGTTGGAGCTCATAATCATGGAAAAGTTGTTGATGTAAACAATGCTTTAGATGGGGATGGTCCATTTTCACCAGAAAGAGCAGGATCAGTTCCAATTGGTGATTTAATTAAAATGTGCTTTAGCGGAAAATATAGTGAATCAGAAGTATATGTTAAGACAGTTGGAAAAGGTGGATTTGTTGGATACCTAGATACAAATGATGTAAAAGGTGTTATAGATAAGATGGAAGCAGGAGATAAGGAATGTGAAGTAGTATATAAAGCATTTGTTTATCAAATAGCAAAATCAATTGGAGAGATGTCAGTGGTATTAGAAGGAAAAATTGATCAAATTATATTTACTGGCGGAATTGCATACTCTCCAACACTTGTTCCAGATCTTATAACAAAAGTTGAAT